Proteins encoded within one genomic window of Spirulina major PCC 6313:
- a CDS encoding NAD-dependent epimerase/dehydratase family protein, which yields MDILLTGGCGYIGSVLTEQLLEDGHTVLVVDTQWFGNFLKPHPRLTVLKQDVREVDAIPLQGIERIIHLANIANDPGVDLNPTLSWEVNVLAAQQLADRAQRVGVKQFLFASSGSVYGVKDEPQVTEDLSLVPISVYNKTKMVAERVLLSYQDVFQVHCIRPATVCGISPRMRLDVSVNMLTFQALKNGKITVFGGQQTRPNIHIRDMVNVYRHFLAHPELPSGAYNTGFENISILDIAERVQKRVAAEIVVTESNDPRSYRQNSDKLRATGFEPQYSVDDAIAEIIDKYESGELVESDLCYTVRWMKHLNL from the coding sequence ATGGATATTTTATTAACTGGTGGATGTGGTTACATTGGGTCTGTTTTGACAGAGCAGTTGCTAGAAGATGGACATACAGTGTTGGTGGTTGATACTCAATGGTTTGGCAATTTCCTCAAGCCCCATCCTCGATTGACAGTATTAAAGCAGGATGTGCGAGAGGTGGATGCTATTCCGTTGCAGGGAATTGAGCGAATTATTCACCTCGCAAATATTGCCAATGATCCTGGGGTGGATCTAAACCCTACATTGTCTTGGGAGGTAAATGTGTTGGCGGCTCAACAACTAGCAGATCGGGCCCAGCGGGTTGGAGTGAAACAGTTTTTGTTTGCTAGTTCGGGTAGTGTGTATGGGGTCAAGGATGAACCCCAGGTGACGGAAGACCTCAGTTTAGTACCGATTTCGGTATACAACAAAACTAAGATGGTGGCGGAGCGGGTGCTGTTAAGCTATCAAGATGTGTTTCAGGTGCATTGTATTCGGCCTGCAACGGTGTGTGGGATATCACCACGTATGCGTTTGGATGTAAGTGTGAATATGCTTACTTTTCAGGCGTTGAAGAATGGCAAGATTACGGTATTTGGGGGGCAGCAAACTCGGCCCAATATCCACATTCGGGATATGGTGAATGTCTATCGTCATTTCCTTGCCCATCCGGAGTTGCCATCGGGGGCGTACAATACAGGATTTGAGAATATTTCGATTTTAGATATTGCAGAGCGAGTACAGAAGCGAGTGGCGGCGGAGATCGTTGTTACGGAGTCGAATGATCCCCGCTCTTATCGGCAAAATTCAGATAAGCTGCGGGCTACGGGTTTTGAGCCTCAGTATTCGGTGGATGATGCGATCGCAGAAATTATCGACAAATATGAATCTGGGGAATTGGTGGAAAGCGATCTCTGTTATACGGTGCGGTGGATGAAGCATTTAAATCTTTGA
- the rfbF gene encoding glucose-1-phosphate cytidylyltransferase, whose product MKAVILAGGLGTRLSEETYLKPKPMVEVGGKPILWHILKIYSHFGINEFVICCGYKGYLIKEYFANYFLHTSDVTFHMDIDNHMEVHQRKSEPWKVTLVDTGELSQTGGRLGRVLPYLNGESFCFTYGDGVADVNIAALIEHHRRSGLQATLTAVQPPGRYGALHLEGDTVLQFQEKPDGDNAWINGGFFVLEPTVLERIHGDSCSWESEILPQLATDGQLAAYKHSGFWQPMDTLRDRTRLEELWAAGTAPWKLW is encoded by the coding sequence ATGAAAGCAGTTATCCTCGCTGGAGGTCTAGGAACACGACTTTCTGAAGAAACTTACCTCAAACCTAAACCAATGGTGGAAGTCGGTGGCAAGCCTATTTTGTGGCATATTCTCAAGATTTACAGCCATTTTGGCATCAATGAGTTTGTCATTTGCTGTGGGTACAAGGGGTATTTAATTAAAGAATACTTTGCTAACTATTTCTTGCATACTAGTGATGTCACTTTTCATATGGATATTGATAACCATATGGAGGTACATCAACGGAAGAGCGAACCCTGGAAAGTTACTTTGGTTGATACTGGGGAATTGAGCCAAACCGGTGGGCGATTGGGTCGGGTGCTTCCCTATTTGAATGGGGAATCCTTTTGCTTTACCTATGGTGATGGTGTAGCTGATGTGAATATTGCTGCGTTGATTGAACATCACCGTCGCTCTGGCCTACAGGCAACTTTAACGGCAGTCCAGCCCCCAGGGCGTTATGGGGCGTTGCATCTGGAAGGAGATACTGTCCTTCAGTTTCAAGAAAAGCCTGATGGCGATAATGCTTGGATCAACGGTGGTTTTTTTGTCTTAGAGCCGACGGTACTGGAGCGAATTCATGGAGATAGTTGTAGTTGGGAATCAGAAATTCTGCCCCAGTTGGCAACTGATGGACAACTTGCTGCCTATAAACACTCAGGATTTTGGCAGCCGATGGATACTTTGCGCGATCGCACCCGTTTAGAAGAACTTTGGGCCGCAGGTACAGCTCCTTGGAAATTGTGGTGA
- the rfbG gene encoding CDP-glucose 4,6-dehydratase, whose translation MINTSPPYGQINLEFWRDRRVLITGHTGFKGSWLTFILLQLGAQVWGYALSPETTPALFSALSLVDNKADCLDGQLHHRIGNINDEESLKHCVEDAQPEVVFHLAAQPLVRQSYVDPLGTWNTNVLGSLRVLAALQSLQHACAVVMVTTDKVYENREWPYGYRETDGLGGQDPYSASKAAMELGVASWRSSFCGNAPHQNPYLAIATARAGNVIGGGDWSGDRIVPDAMRALATGQAIPVRNPAATRPWQHVIEPLSGYLLLAQCLYSQQSCDAVNPNPYACPFNFGPDVESNRSVQDLVESLLHYWPGRWLATISGVAPHEARLLHLVSDRARQRLGWKPRWDFSTTVERTVNWYRRVEAGIPAFQCCLEDWQAYYVGEDYD comes from the coding sequence GTGATCAATACATCCCCGCCTTATGGTCAGATCAATCTAGAATTTTGGCGCGATCGCCGGGTTTTAATAACCGGACATACCGGATTTAAAGGCAGTTGGTTGACGTTCATCTTGCTCCAACTTGGTGCTCAAGTCTGGGGTTATGCACTATCCCCAGAGACTACCCCCGCTTTGTTTAGTGCTCTGAGCTTGGTTGATAATAAAGCAGATTGTCTTGATGGTCAGTTGCATCACCGGATTGGCAATATTAATGATGAGGAATCCCTAAAACACTGCGTAGAGGACGCTCAACCTGAAGTCGTTTTTCATCTAGCTGCCCAGCCCTTAGTGCGCCAGAGTTATGTTGACCCCTTAGGAACGTGGAATACCAATGTTTTAGGCAGTTTACGGGTGTTAGCTGCACTCCAGTCATTACAACATGCCTGTGCTGTTGTGATGGTAACAACAGATAAGGTCTACGAAAATCGAGAGTGGCCTTACGGCTATCGCGAGACCGATGGTTTAGGAGGGCAAGATCCCTACAGTGCTAGCAAGGCAGCGATGGAGTTAGGGGTTGCCAGTTGGCGCTCTAGCTTTTGTGGCAATGCCCCACATCAAAATCCGTATCTCGCTATTGCTACAGCTAGGGCCGGGAATGTCATTGGCGGGGGAGATTGGTCTGGCGATCGCATTGTGCCGGATGCAATGCGGGCTTTGGCTACTGGTCAGGCTATTCCGGTGCGGAATCCGGCGGCAACGCGGCCCTGGCAACATGTGATAGAACCGCTCAGTGGCTATCTGTTGTTAGCCCAATGTCTTTACAGTCAGCAATCTTGCGATGCGGTGAATCCGAATCCCTATGCTTGCCCCTTTAACTTTGGTCCAGATGTAGAGTCTAATCGGTCGGTACAGGATTTAGTTGAATCGTTGTTGCACTATTGGCCGGGGCGGTGGCTAGCAACAATCTCTGGGGTGGCTCCCCATGAAGCTAGGTTATTGCATTTGGTGAGCGATCGCGCTCGGCAAAGATTGGGCTGGAAACCCCGCTGGGATTTTTCAACAACAGTAGAGCGCACGGTGAATTGGTATCGTCGCGTTGAAGCTGGGATACCCGCGTTCCAGTGTTGTTTGGAGGATTGGCAGGCTTACTATGTGGGGGAGGATTATGACTGA
- the rfbC gene encoding dTDP-4-dehydrorhamnose 3,5-epimerase, with translation MMTELFPTSISGVVELVGKPFYDRRGAFLNAFRCQESAFAVAWGDRAIAQVNISLTKTLGAIRGLHYQAAPHSEAKMVRCLRGRVWDVAVDLRLNSPTYGQWYGVELSPSKANALLIPEGCAHGFQVLDENSELLYLHSGAWVPEAETGVRWNDDQLAISWPLPVTEMSDRDRSLPSFSQL, from the coding sequence ATTATGACTGAACTTTTCCCTACATCCATCTCAGGGGTTGTGGAGTTGGTGGGAAAACCTTTTTATGATCGCCGAGGTGCTTTTCTCAATGCCTTTCGTTGTCAAGAGTCTGCTTTTGCAGTCGCTTGGGGAGATCGGGCGATCGCTCAAGTTAACATCAGTCTGACGAAAACGTTAGGTGCTATTCGTGGTCTACATTACCAAGCTGCCCCCCACAGTGAAGCTAAAATGGTGCGTTGTTTGCGGGGTCGGGTTTGGGATGTAGCGGTGGATTTGCGTTTAAATTCACCTACCTATGGACAATGGTATGGGGTAGAATTAAGTCCTAGTAAAGCCAACGCCTTGCTGATTCCTGAAGGATGTGCCCACGGGTTTCAGGTGTTAGACGAGAACAGCGAGTTGCTTTATTTACATTCGGGGGCATGGGTTCCCGAAGCCGAAACTGGAGTTCGCTGGAATGATGATCAGCTTGCGATTTCGTGGCCTCTGCCCGTTACTGAAATGAGCGATCGCGATCGCTCATTGCCCTCTTTCTCTCAGCTATGA
- a CDS encoding class I SAM-dependent methyltransferase has protein sequence MTYSCRHCGAPLIHEVIDLGHQPPSNAYLTAAQLLEPEMTYPLKVYLCTSCWLMQLPAHAAAAELFTADYAYFSSTSTSWCTHAERFVASATQRLGLGVHNRVVEIASNDGYLLQYVQQRGIPCLGIEPTRATAMAAKAKGIETLERFFGASLASELVASGSLVEGGADLVVANNVLAHVPDINDFMTGIARLLKPTGRAAIEFPHLLRLLAGNQFDTIYHEHYSYLSLRVAQRLATKAGLVVEDVEELPTHGGSLRVWFAIQGQAQSTVAVDAVLAAEEAAGLENPMAYTHFQQRAEEVKHDLLEFLLRVKKKGQRVLGYGAAAKGNTLLNYAGVKPDLLPVIYDAAKAKQNKFMPGNHIPILPSDQILIEKPDYVLILPWNIATEVRQQNALLESDGVQFVTAVPEISIL, from the coding sequence ATGACTTATTCTTGTCGCCATTGTGGTGCTCCCCTTATTCATGAGGTAATTGATCTTGGTCATCAACCCCCCAGTAATGCTTATTTGACCGCAGCGCAACTGTTGGAACCGGAGATGACCTATCCGTTGAAGGTCTATCTTTGTACAAGTTGTTGGTTAATGCAGTTGCCTGCCCATGCGGCGGCGGCGGAGTTGTTTACGGCGGATTATGCTTATTTCTCTAGTACCTCTACCAGTTGGTGTACTCACGCTGAACGGTTTGTGGCATCAGCAACCCAACGGTTAGGGTTAGGTGTTCACAATAGGGTGGTGGAAATTGCCAGTAATGATGGTTATTTGCTTCAGTATGTGCAGCAGCGAGGCATTCCCTGTTTGGGCATTGAACCCACTCGGGCAACGGCAATGGCAGCGAAGGCTAAAGGGATTGAAACTCTGGAGCGGTTTTTTGGGGCTTCGTTGGCATCTGAGTTAGTTGCTAGCGGTAGTTTGGTGGAAGGTGGGGCTGATTTGGTGGTTGCTAATAATGTGTTAGCTCATGTACCAGATATCAATGATTTCATGACGGGGATCGCCCGTCTCCTGAAGCCAACGGGGCGAGCAGCGATCGAGTTTCCCCATCTATTACGGTTGTTGGCGGGAAACCAGTTCGATACGATTTACCATGAGCATTACAGTTACCTCAGTTTGCGAGTGGCGCAACGTCTCGCGACCAAGGCCGGGTTAGTGGTGGAAGATGTGGAGGAGTTGCCCACCCATGGGGGGAGTTTACGGGTGTGGTTCGCGATTCAGGGGCAGGCTCAATCTACGGTGGCGGTGGATGCTGTATTGGCGGCGGAAGAGGCGGCAGGTTTGGAAAACCCGATGGCCTATACTCATTTCCAGCAGCGGGCAGAGGAAGTTAAGCATGATTTGTTAGAGTTTTTGTTGAGGGTTAAGAAGAAAGGGCAACGGGTGTTGGGTTATGGAGCGGCTGCGAAGGGCAATACGTTGCTGAATTATGCCGGAGTAAAGCCGGATCTGTTGCCGGTTATCTATGATGCGGCAAAGGCTAAACAAAATAAGTTTATGCCAGGGAATCATATTCCTATTCTTCCATCGGATCAAATCTTGATCGAGAAGCCGGATTATGTGTTGATTCTGCCTTGGAATATTGCTACAGAGGTGCGTCAACAAAATGCTTTATTGGAGAGTGATGGAGTCCAGTTTGTCACAGCAGTGCCAGAGATAAGTATTCTATGA
- a CDS encoding DegT/DnrJ/EryC1/StrS family aminotransferase: MKPRIYYTKPSITELEVGYATDAARNGWGDRCYEYIGRFEEAFKTHLGVKYAIATSSCTGALHMGMAALGIGPGDEVILADTNWIATAAPIVHLGAKPVFVDILPDSWCIDPELAEAAITSRTKAIVAVHLYGNLCEMDRLLAIGEKYGIPVIEDAAEAIGSVYHGKRSGSMGKFGSFSFHGTKTLTTGEGGMFVTNDGDLYEAVLTLSNHGRARGQTKQFWADMIGFKYKMSNIQAAIGFAQVQRIDELINRKREILKFYKDHLECLNGVSMNPEPEGTTNGAWMPTIVFDKQTGITREQLQSLFKSGNIDARVFFYPLSNLLMFEGKEVNVNSWNIPTRAINLPSYHDISNQDIKRVAQEIVNRFYPQKS, encoded by the coding sequence ATGAAGCCACGAATTTACTACACCAAGCCATCAATTACGGAGCTAGAGGTGGGCTATGCTACAGATGCGGCTCGTAATGGCTGGGGCGATCGCTGTTATGAATATATTGGTAGATTCGAGGAAGCATTTAAAACTCATCTTGGTGTGAAATATGCGATCGCAACTTCGAGTTGTACGGGGGCGTTGCATATGGGTATGGCAGCGTTAGGAATCGGGCCAGGTGATGAAGTGATTCTGGCAGATACCAATTGGATTGCGACTGCTGCCCCAATTGTCCACCTAGGTGCAAAACCCGTATTTGTAGATATTTTGCCTGATAGCTGGTGCATTGACCCTGAGTTAGCAGAGGCTGCTATTACATCCAGAACAAAAGCGATCGTTGCCGTTCATTTGTATGGCAATTTATGCGAAATGGATCGTTTGCTGGCTATTGGCGAGAAATATGGAATTCCGGTTATTGAGGATGCAGCAGAGGCGATCGGCTCGGTATATCACGGTAAACGGTCTGGTAGTATGGGTAAGTTTGGGAGTTTCTCCTTTCACGGGACAAAGACACTGACCACTGGTGAAGGTGGTATGTTTGTCACCAATGATGGTGATTTATATGAAGCGGTGCTAACTCTCTCTAATCATGGACGCGCTAGAGGGCAAACTAAGCAGTTTTGGGCTGATATGATTGGCTTTAAGTATAAAATGTCCAATATTCAAGCAGCGATCGGTTTTGCTCAGGTGCAACGTATTGATGAACTAATCAATCGGAAACGCGAGATTCTAAAATTTTATAAAGATCACCTTGAGTGTCTTAATGGTGTATCAATGAATCCTGAGCCAGAGGGAACAACCAACGGTGCATGGATGCCCACAATTGTTTTTGACAAACAAACTGGCATTACTCGCGAACAGCTACAATCTCTTTTTAAATCAGGAAATATAGACGCAAGAGTTTTCTTTTATCCCCTATCAAATTTATTGATGTTTGAGGGTAAGGAAGTAAATGTTAATTCATGGAATATTCCAACTAGAGCAATTAACTTACCTAGTTATCATGATATTAGCAATCAAGATATTAAACGAGTCGCCCAAGAAATAGTAAATAGATTTTATCCACAAAAAAGCTAA
- a CDS encoding ATP-grasp domain-containing protein yields MDQLIKVMIAGIGGASLGTEICKSLKLAKIYDVFGCDISATAYGMYENDFSDTYHISSNSYARNVLDVCVDAGIKWLIPGGEQPMQILSQETEMFAKANIHVVANSLDLISICSNKKLTFGKLPELGILIPKTIAIQSKSDLDHIGLPCIVKPSTGTGGSVSVFFAVSVEEAMVYAEFIKRNGSEPIAQEYIDINEGEFTIGVLSLPNQKIVGSIALRRELSAKLSVAYRGRGGIISSGYSQGYIGEYPELCKQAEDIAKALNSAGPINIQARVRNGQLMPFEINPRFSASTYLRAIAGFNEVDIMLRYLALQIEPQKPLIQTGWYLRSLTEQYVSEEVLR; encoded by the coding sequence ATGGATCAATTAATCAAAGTGATGATTGCTGGTATTGGAGGAGCTTCCCTTGGTACAGAAATCTGTAAATCTCTCAAACTAGCGAAGATATATGATGTATTTGGATGTGATATTTCTGCTACTGCTTATGGTATGTATGAAAATGACTTTTCAGATACCTATCATATATCCTCTAACAGCTATGCGAGAAATGTACTAGATGTATGTGTTGATGCTGGAATAAAATGGCTAATCCCCGGTGGCGAACAGCCAATGCAGATATTAAGTCAGGAAACGGAAATGTTTGCTAAGGCTAATATTCATGTAGTCGCTAATTCACTTGACTTAATATCTATTTGCTCAAATAAGAAGCTAACGTTTGGTAAATTGCCTGAGTTAGGGATATTAATTCCTAAGACTATTGCGATACAAAGTAAATCAGATTTAGATCACATTGGATTGCCATGTATTGTTAAGCCTTCAACAGGAACGGGTGGAAGTGTTTCCGTCTTTTTTGCTGTTAGTGTTGAGGAAGCAATGGTTTATGCCGAGTTTATTAAGCGTAATGGAAGCGAACCTATCGCTCAAGAATATATTGATATTAATGAAGGCGAATTTACCATTGGTGTTTTATCTCTTCCCAATCAAAAAATTGTTGGATCAATCGCTCTAAGACGCGAATTAAGCGCGAAGTTGTCAGTTGCTTATCGAGGGCGTGGTGGTATCATTTCTAGCGGCTATTCACAAGGCTATATAGGCGAATATCCAGAACTTTGTAAGCAAGCGGAGGATATAGCTAAAGCACTTAATAGTGCTGGTCCTATTAACATCCAAGCAAGAGTCAGGAATGGGCAGCTTATGCCATTTGAGATTAATCCACGATTTTCAGCATCAACATACCTTAGAGCTATAGCTGGTTTTAATGAAGTTGATATAATGCTTCGTTATTTAGCTTTGCAAATAGAACCTCAAAAACCATTAATTCAGACTGGTTGGTACTTGCGTAGTTTAACTGAGCAGTATGTTTCAGAAGAGGTCTTAAGATGA
- a CDS encoding NAD-dependent epimerase/dehydratase family protein: protein MTIRWITPLLGTAAFNGVQGITDITVVDVRDLVDKAGNNSNAILNKIHQAIDLITQGKRTVVCCDYGMSRSNAIAVGIIVNLEKIPFNQALRQVQEATGEAEIKLDPLNAVRQALGVNIKKAKYSQYRNILITGGRGFIGTALQEALINSEFRLISPTREQIDIVAGSTKLDLLASEENIDCIVHLANPRVYTSNIAMGHTLTMLRNIIDVCLAKDIPLIYPSGWEIYSGYAGTIHVDESTPALPRGPYGETKYLSELLIEHCCRTRGLRCAMLRSSPVYGSMSDKPKFIFNFFKKAIQGQKIVTHRYMNGNPKLDLLHIDDFVSSIIATLKSRFIGNLNIGTGQLNSTLQIAEMIRDELGSPSMIEQIEVNTEVASIAMNYGRANLELGWEPITPFNQGLKSLLSQISTN from the coding sequence ATGACAATACGTTGGATTACGCCATTGCTGGGTACGGCTGCTTTTAATGGTGTTCAGGGTATTACAGATATTACTGTTGTTGATGTTCGAGATCTTGTGGATAAAGCTGGAAATAATAGCAATGCAATCTTAAATAAAATTCATCAGGCGATTGATTTAATCACACAAGGTAAACGTACTGTAGTTTGTTGTGACTATGGAATGTCTCGGAGTAATGCCATCGCCGTTGGTATTATCGTAAACTTAGAAAAAATCCCTTTTAATCAAGCTTTACGTCAAGTTCAAGAAGCTACGGGCGAAGCAGAAATTAAGCTTGACCCACTCAACGCAGTCCGTCAGGCTCTAGGCGTAAATATTAAAAAAGCAAAGTACAGTCAATATAGGAATATTTTAATCACGGGTGGGCGGGGATTCATTGGTACTGCTTTACAAGAGGCTTTAATTAATAGTGAATTTAGGTTAATATCTCCAACTCGTGAACAGATTGATATTGTTGCTGGTAGTACCAAGCTAGATCTATTAGCCAGTGAAGAAAATATTGATTGTATTGTTCACTTAGCAAACCCTAGAGTTTATACTTCTAACATTGCTATGGGGCACACTCTGACAATGTTGCGTAATATCATTGATGTATGTCTTGCAAAAGATATTCCTTTGATTTATCCATCAGGTTGGGAAATCTATTCTGGATATGCTGGCACAATTCATGTTGACGAATCCACACCAGCGTTGCCTCGTGGTCCTTATGGAGAAACAAAATACCTTTCAGAATTATTAATAGAGCATTGTTGTCGTACTCGTGGCTTACGTTGTGCTATGTTACGCTCTAGCCCAGTTTATGGCTCAATGTCTGATAAACCTAAGTTCATATTTAATTTCTTTAAAAAAGCAATTCAAGGACAGAAAATAGTTACCCATCGCTATATGAATGGCAATCCAAAATTAGACTTACTCCATATTGATGACTTTGTATCATCCATCATTGCTACTCTCAAGTCTAGATTTATTGGTAATCTCAATATAGGAACTGGACAATTAAATTCAACTTTACAAATTGCCGAAATGATTAGAGATGAGTTAGGGAGTCCTAGTATGATTGAACAAATAGAAGTAAATACGGAGGTTGCATCAATTGCAATGAATTATGGGCGAGCTAATCTTGAGTTGGGCTGGGAGCCCATAACACCTTTTAATCAAGGTTTGAAATCTCTCCTATCTCAAATTTCTACTAATTGA
- a CDS encoding class I SAM-dependent methyltransferase, producing the protein MDTKKEKELQEEFTWARSKMFADYNGILGYYQAKACLEHSRGDSLLDMPCGDGTLTSLLASDFKIVVGLDASSQHLALAKENLPSAEFHEGLIEEFETSQKFDTITMLNILEHVVDPVGVLQKAASLLNDNGILLVHVPNALAVNRRLAVLMGTLTHCEELSPFDIQVVGHRRSYSLSTLCNDIEQAGLKVNATGGVFYKSLSTPQMNWFLENGLWEEGGFGWGRVGGEKKDWKAEFCRASYELGKQNPEDCNIIYACITK; encoded by the coding sequence ATGGATACCAAAAAAGAGAAAGAACTACAAGAAGAATTTACATGGGCTAGATCTAAAATGTTTGCTGATTACAACGGCATTTTAGGCTACTACCAAGCGAAAGCTTGCTTAGAACATTCCCGTGGTGACAGCCTATTAGATATGCCATGTGGCGATGGCACTTTAACTTCGCTTTTAGCTTCAGATTTTAAGATAGTTGTTGGGTTAGACGCTTCTAGTCAGCACCTTGCATTAGCCAAAGAAAACCTACCAAGTGCAGAATTTCATGAGGGCTTGATTGAGGAATTTGAGACTAGCCAAAAATTTGACACTATAACAATGCTTAATATTCTTGAGCATGTAGTAGATCCAGTAGGGGTCTTACAAAAAGCGGCGAGCTTGCTGAATGACAATGGAATTTTATTAGTTCATGTACCTAATGCACTGGCTGTAAATCGAAGACTAGCAGTATTGATGGGAACTCTGACCCACTGCGAAGAACTCTCACCTTTCGATATTCAAGTCGTAGGACATCGCCGTTCTTATTCACTGTCAACTCTCTGCAATGATATTGAGCAAGCTGGACTTAAAGTTAATGCAACTGGTGGCGTATTTTACAAGTCTCTCTCTACTCCTCAAATGAATTGGTTCTTAGAAAATGGACTATGGGAAGAAGGTGGATTTGGTTGGGGACGAGTTGGGGGCGAGAAAAAAGACTGGAAAGCAGAATTTTGTCGCGCATCTTATGAGCTAGGTAAACAAAACCCTGAAGACTGTAATATTATCTATGCTTGTATTACAAAGTGA
- a CDS encoding cephalosporin hydroxylase family protein: MNPLDSFKSQVEANITGLGADKDIQAMSRIWSRETNRNGYTYNYSWLGRPIIQYPQDMVAMQELIWKVQPDLIIETGIAHGGSLIFSASILELNAICGGCQDAEVLGLDIDIRAHNREEIEAHPMFKRISMIQGSSIDSEIIEQVKEKSKGKQRILVCLDSNHTHDHVLAELEAYAPLTSVGSYCVVFDTLIEDLPDDMFGDRPWGPGNNPKTAVWEYLKNHPEFEIDESIQHKLLITVAPDGYLKRVH, translated from the coding sequence GTGAATCCATTAGACTCTTTTAAATCTCAAGTTGAAGCTAATATCACGGGACTTGGAGCGGACAAAGATATTCAAGCTATGTCTCGAATATGGTCGCGTGAAACTAATCGTAATGGTTATACATATAATTATTCATGGTTAGGTCGCCCTATTATCCAGTATCCGCAGGATATGGTGGCAATGCAAGAATTGATCTGGAAAGTGCAGCCAGATTTAATTATTGAGACGGGTATTGCTCATGGTGGATCACTAATTTTTTCGGCTTCCATTCTAGAACTCAATGCTATTTGTGGTGGTTGCCAAGATGCAGAAGTATTGGGCTTAGATATTGATATTCGCGCTCACAACCGGGAGGAGATCGAGGCGCATCCGATGTTTAAAAGAATCTCAATGATTCAAGGATCTAGCATTGATTCAGAAATTATTGAGCAGGTTAAAGAAAAATCCAAAGGAAAACAAAGAATCCTTGTTTGTTTAGACAGCAATCATACTCATGATCATGTACTTGCCGAGCTAGAAGCCTATGCACCGCTAACCTCTGTGGGTAGTTATTGCGTGGTATTTGATACCCTGATTGAAGACCTGCCCGATGACATGTTTGGCGATCGCCCCTGGGGGCCAGGCAACAACCCCAAAACCGCCGTATGGGAATATTTGAAAAATCATCCTGAGTTTGAAATTGACGAAAGTATTCAACACAAGCTACTAATCACCGTCGCTCCAGATGGCTATTTAAAGCGGGTTCATTAA